A region from the Drosophila bipectinata strain 14024-0381.07 chromosome 3R, DbipHiC1v2, whole genome shotgun sequence genome encodes:
- the LOC108122002 gene encoding chaoptin — protein MEAWKQLPNGGRMRILLLLLALVFNLTHQSLAWRPCPELSPALRLPCRCNVVPFAATGQLGAVAMDCDRVVFHGDAPQLPYGAPIVAYTQRYSGQQVLPSQTFGQLKLTIEELDLSNNLIRRIPEKAFDGLKDSLNELRLANNLLGDNLNPIFSTAELHVLKNLRILDLSGNKIKQIEEGVLKGCMDLREFYIDRNSLTAVPTNSLNGPSALRHLSLRQNHIVALFPDSFSAQRQLEIIDLRHNFIRSIDSQAFKGLQKIREIKLAGNRISHLNSDVFEQLQSLQKLDLSENFFNQFPVVALAAVPSLKHLNLSSNMLQQLDYSNMQVVRALETLDISRNTITSITPGTFREMNSLKYLDISLNSLRTIEDDALEGLDSLQTLIIKDNNILLVPGSALGRLPQLTSLHLDFNRVAALSAEILGSLQAGDITTLSLSRNVIRELPPGSFQMFSSLHTLDLSGNSLAVINADTFAGLESTLMALKLSQNRLTGLGGTPWVLPELRSLDLSGNSLTELPNNIFDDLETLQSLNLSGNHLSPLTGALLKPLDRLQVIDLSRCNIRQLSGDLFAGLQDLKHIHLNDNQLQELQDGSFVNLWNISSIDLSNNRIASIRTGAFVNVMKLQKLSLRGNQLSAFKGEYFNTGTGIEELDISDNQLSYLFPSSFRIHPRLREIKAANNKFSFFPAELITTLQYLEYVDLSHNQLKTIEELDFARLPRLRVLLVANNQLDMVSEMAFHNSTQLQILDLANNNLDRVGERTFEGLIRLEQLNLEGNRLTELSDGVFERSKLQMLENVNLANNRFEYAPLNALQRQFFFVSSVDLSHNRIKELPGDDSIMVNIKRIDLSFNPLTKQAVHNVLNEPKTVRELNLAGTGIEELELLETPFLQYLNLSHNKLKNVKPEVFQRVTLLETLDLSSNELMSLDDISGAWPQLQVLQSLDVSNNSFDIITQSNFAHLQTLRSLRLSHLPQCSRIEKNSFKPLANLINLEAFDLPLLGYLDLQGILELLPGLETLDIEVKDSSIGSEQIQPLKHPRLKSLGIRGERLKSISSGTLAGLKSSDLSVQLRNTSLSALPPALLFPVPRSSHLNLDVEGSKITVLVPQFLNALEDRRASLQLRGLGSNPIVCDCNARALRRWLPNSGMPDVTCQAPAYLANRKLIEVGDDELTCDARRMTSSTSRPTSATMPHLLKTSSQLVTRSSSTTEEPLIIWSLEPTQPPTLKKIKTKAPLMKAQSPIMSNDDTLIIGIVGGVVAFIAILIIIICIIRLRMSNAEYQQNAAMIGIPAGMQLGAHNAAYNYKNGGGAALYAVPPYQASYATLPHKAASIHQSSQNLSQRQQQQQHQQQQQQAAAAAAAYSTMSRMSYFSGAGGGAGGNGADGADSLSHHQQHQHQPYIIYSDDKAYR, from the exons ATGGAAGCGTGGAAACAGCTGCCAAATGGGGGGCGGATGCGGATACTCCTTCTGCTGCTCGCACTGGTCTTCAATTTAACCCACCAGAGCCTGGCCTGGCGCCCGTGTCCGGAGCTCAGTCCCGCCCTGCGACTGCCGTGCAG GTGCAACGTGGTGCCTTTCGCGGCGACTGGCCAGCTCGGAGCCGTGGCCATGGATTGTGATCGCGTCGTCTTTCACGGCGATGCCCCCCAGCTTCCGTACGGAGCGCCCATcgtggcgtatacgcaacgctATTCCGGACAACAGGTGCTACCCTCCCAG ACCTTTGGCCAACTCAAGCTAACCATTGAGGAGCTGGATCTTTCCAACAACTTAATTCGAAGAATCCCCGAAAAAGCCTTTGATGGTCTTAAGGATTCATTGAACGAACTGCGATTGGCTAATAATTTGTTGGGCGATAATCTTAACCCGATCTTCTCCACCGCCGAACTgcatgttttaaaaaatcttcgCATCCTGGACTTGTCAGGAAACAAGATAAAGCAAATCGAAGAAGGTGTTCTGAAGGGCTGCATGGATTTAAGGGAGTTCTACATAGATCGGAATAGCTTGACGGCAGTACCAACGAATTCTTTAAACGGACCCAGTGCCCTGAGGCATCTCTCTTTGCGCCAAAATCATATTG TTGCGCTTTTTCCGGACTCCTTCAGTGCTCAGCGCCAATTGGAGATCATTGATCTTCGTCACAATTTTATCCGTTCTATTGACAGTCAGGCTTTCAAGGGTCTTCAAAAGATTCGGGAAATCAAACTGGCGGGAAATCGCATCAGTCACCTGAATAGCGATGTTTTTGAACAACTCCAATCTCTGCAGAAACTGGACTTGTCGGAGAACTTCTTCAACCAATTTCCAGTGGTTGCTCTGGCGGCAGTTCCTTCTCTGAAGCATCTTAATTTGTCCTCAAATATGCTACAG CAATTAGACTATTCCAACATGCAGGTGGTAAGAGCTTTGGAAACCTTGGACATAAGTCGCAACACTATAACCAGCATTACTCCTGGCACCTTCCGGGAAATGAATTCTCTGAAGTATTTGGATATCAGCCTCAATTCTTTAAGAACG ATCGAAGATGATGCCTTGGAGGGATTGGATAGCTTGCAAACCCTCATCATAAAAGATAATAATATACTCTTGGTGCCTGGAAGTGCTCTGGGTCGTTTACCCCAACTGACTTCCCTGCATCTTGACTTTAACCGCGTGGCTGCTCTCTCCGCAGAGATTCTTGGATCCCTGCAGGCCGGCGACATTACAACATTGTCACTGTCCCGGAATGTCATCCGAGAACTGCCGCCCGGCAGCTTCCAGATGTTCAGCAGTCTGCACACCCTGGATCTTTCGGGTAACTCCTTGGCCGTGATCAATGCAGATACCTTCGCAGGATTGGAGAGCACACTGATGGCACTGAAGCTGTCTCAAAACAGATTGACTGGTCTGGGTGGTACTCCATGGGTCCTGCCGGAGCTGAGGAGTCTGGACCTGAGTGGCAATAGCCTGACAGAGCTGCCCAACAATATCTTTGACGACTTGGAAACTTTGCAGTCCCTAAATTTGAGTGGTAATCATCTGAGTCCCCTGACTGGAGCCCTGCTGAAGCCCTTGGATCGACTGCAAGTCATTGATCTAAGTCGCTGCAATATTCGCCAGCTAAGCGGCGATCTTTTCGCTGGCCTCCAGGATCTAAAGCACATTCATCTGAACGACAATCAACTCCAAGAGTTGCAGGATGGCAGCTTCGTCAACTTGTGGAACATAAGCTCCATAGATTTGTCCAACAATCGCATTGCATCGATCCGTACTGGAGCATTTGTGAATGTGATGAAGCTACAGAAGTTAAGTCTGCGTGGAAACCAACTATCGGCCTTCAAGGGCGAATATTTTAATACAGGAACTGGTATCGAAGAACTGGATATTTCGGATAACCAACTGAGCTACCTGTTTCCCTCATCATTCCGGATTCATCCGAGGCTGCGAGAGATCAAAGCtgcaaataataaattctCCTTTTTCCCGGCAGAGCTAATAACTACTCTGCAGTATTTGGAGTACGTCGATCTATCCCACAATCAGCTGAAGACCATTGAGGAGCTGGACTTTGCCCGACTGCCACGTCTGCGGGTTTTGTTAGTTGCCAACAACCAGCTGGATATGGTCAGTGAGATGGCATTCCACAACTCCACACAGCTGCAAATCCTTGATTTGGCAAACAACAACCTGGACAGAGTTGGAGAACGAACCTTCGAGGGATTGATTCGATTGGAGCAGTTGAATCTGGAAGGAAATCGCTTGACAGAGCTCTCAGATGGCGTTTTCGAGCGTTCCAAGCTTCAGATGCTGGAGAATGTTAACCTGGCTAATAACCGATTTGAATATGCTCCATTGAATGCCCTCCAGCGGCAGTTCTTCTTTGTGTCCTCCGTGGACTTGAGTCACAACCGGATCAAGGAGTTGCCCGGGGACGATAGTATCATGGTTAACATCAAGAGAATAGATCTATCATTCAATCCTTTGACAAAGCAGGCAGTTCATAATGTCCTGAATGAACCCAAAACGGTCAGAGAACTCAACCTGGCTGGTACGGGAATTGAGGAACTGGAACTCCTCGAGACACCTTTCCTGCAATACCTCAATCTCTCGCACAACAAGTTGAAAAACGTGAAACCGGAGGTATTCCAAAGAGTAACGCTCCTGGAAACGTTGGATTTGTCCAGCAACGAATTAATGTCCTTGGACGATATTTCCGGTGCTTGGCCTCAACTTCAAGTACTGCAATCCCTGGACGTGTCCAACAATAGCTTCGATATCATTACCCAGTCGAACTTCGCTCATTTACAGACGTTGCGGTCCTTGCGATTAAGCCATCTTCCGCAGTGCAGCAGGATCGAGAAGAACTCCTTCAAACCGCTAGCGAATCTGATTAACTTGGAGGCGTTTGACCTTCCCTTGTTAGGCTATCTGGACCTGCAGGGTATTCTGGAACTCCTGCCTGGACTGGAGACGTTGGACATAGAGGTAAAGGACTCTAGCATTGGCAGTGAGCAGATCCAACCCCTTAAGCATCCGCGCCTTAAGAGTTTGGGAATCCGCGGAGAAAGATTAAAGTCGATATCATCAGGAACATTAGCCGGCTTGAAGAGCAGTGACTTGAGCGTCCAACTAAGGAACACTTCTCTCAGTGCCCTGCCCCCAGCACTGCTGTTCCCAGTGCCTCGATCCTCCCACCTTAACCTTGATGTGGAGGGTTCCAAGATCACAGTTTTGGTGCCTCAATTCCTGAATGCTCTAGAGGATCGAAGAGCGAGCCTGCAGCTTCGCGGATTGGGCAGTAACCCCATTGTGTGCGACTGCAATGCCAGAGCTCTGCGCCGTTGGTTGCCCAATTCTGGAATGCCGGATGTCACCTGCCAGGCGCCAGCATACCTCGCCAACCGGAAACTCATCGAAGTCGGCGATGATGAACTCACTTGCGATGCTAGGAGGATGACTTCGTCCACTTCCCGACCCACTTCAGCCACCATGCCACATCTATTGAAGACCTCCAGCCAGTTGGTGACACGGAGTAGTTCCACCACCGAAGAGCCTCTCATTATTTGGAGCTTAGAGCCCACCCAGCCACCAACCCTCAAGAAGATCAAGACCAAAGCGCCTCTAATGAAGGCCCAATCTCCGATAATGAGCAACGACGATACACTGATCATAGGCATTGTGGGTGGAGTGGTGGCCTTCATAGCCATATTGATAATTATCATTTGCATCATTCGGTTGAGGATGAGCAATGCAGAGTACCAGCAGAATGCTGCCATGATTGGCATACCAGCGGGCATGCAACTTGGGGCCCACAATGCAGCTTATAATTACAAGAATGGAGGCGGAGCAGCTCTGTATGCAGTGCCACCTTACCAGGCCAGTTATGCAACGCTCCCGCACAAGGCGGCCTCCATCCACCAGTCCAGCCAGAATCTCTCCCagcgccagcagcagcagcaacaccagcaacagcagcagcaagcggcggcagcggcagcggcgtATTCGACCATGTCGCGGATGTCTTACTTCAGCGGAGCGGGCGGCGGAGCGGGAGGAAACGGTGCTGACGGAGCCGACAGCCTATCCCACCATCAACAGCATCAGCACCAGCCCTATATCATATATTCGGATGACAAGGCCTACAGATAA